The following are encoded together in the Lathyrus oleraceus cultivar Zhongwan6 chromosome 3, CAAS_Psat_ZW6_1.0, whole genome shotgun sequence genome:
- the LOC127130055 gene encoding extensin-like → MSFCIPSMCTYMFHYSQFYTLHSQPTQISFLLQAPQVHHSSSIFIYFINSLMDSQQQSVYNYSQQMESTEQPPISSQQTTATTSVVSTPIYKEPHILDQTTTPSEKLKKAKKAKLGETFVSRPLVPLIESPSKSFPPHSRTVNLKKIASSLCHTTPIYTQSEPLPSTTKPSDTPTPNPPSPSFLKFNLSTITLPVSEAEMLNEPISPISSTPSYSPYYIISYDSGPFDRQSPTLAQLQAHVLASQQQPEPEANTPPPKQLIPPPSEQPQTPPSEQPPNPPPEQPTIPPSDTPIIPPSEKIIIPTSQTPADTTQTPPTYPSPNSEPEPTFPTLEISLFAKSSVEKIRSLSENSDIKKLEKDYRLDWSERQRKRPEEKQKRKLVWKKSGGLEKLYRRLLLKLWLLLKLRQKQKLTLKRQHA, encoded by the exons ATGTCGTTTTGCATTCCTTCTATGTGTACTTATATGTTTCACTATTCACAATTTTACACTTTACACTCACAACCTACACAAATCTCTTTCCTTCTTCAAGCTCCCCAAGTTCATCACAGttcatcaatcttcatctacTTCATCAACTCTCTCATGGATTCCCAACAACAATCTGTCTACAACTactctcagcaaatggaatcAACGGAACAACCACCCATTTCTTCTCAGCAAACAACTGCAACAACCAGTGTTGTCTCTACCCCTATTTACAAAGAACCACACATTTTGGATC AGACAACGACGCCTTCTGAGAAGTTAAAGAAGGCCAAGAAAGCAAAGTTGGGGGAAACTTTTGTGTCAAGACCTCTAGTCCCTCTGATCGAATCACCGAGTAAGTCTTTTCCTCCTCACTCTCGCACTGTCAATTTAAAGAAAATTGCTTCTTCTCTTTGCCATACCACCCCTATCTACACTCAATCTGAACCCCTACCATctaccaccaaaccctctgatACTCCAACCCCTAACCCACCATCACCTTCATTTCTAAAATTTAACCTATCCACCATAACCCTACCAGTTTCTGAAGCTGAAATGCTCAATGAACCTATCTCACCAATCTCCTCCACACCTTCATATTCACCCTACTACATCATATCATATGATTCAGGACCCTTTGACCGTCAATCCCCCACATTGGCTCAGCTTCAGGCTCATGTTCTTGCCTCACAACAACAACCTGAACCAGAAGCTAACACTCCACCACCTAAACAACTAATTCCACCACCATCTGAACAACCACAAACACCACCATCTGAACAACCACCAAATCCACCACCTGAACAACCCACAATACCACCCTCTGATACTCCCATCATACCACCCTCTGAAAAGATTATCATCCCTACCTCTCAGACTCCTGCTGACACTACCCAAACACCACCAACATATCCATCCCCCAACTCTGAACCAGAACCTACCTTCCCCACCCTAGAAATCTCTTTATTTGCTAAGTCTTCAGTGGAGAAGATCAGATCTCTATCTGAAAACTCTGatatca AGAAGCTGGAGAAAGACTATAGGCTCGACTGGTCAGAGAGGCAGAGGAAAAGGCCAGAAGAGAAGCAGAAGAGAAAGCTCGTCTGGAAGAAGAGCGGCGGGTTAGAGAAGTTGTATAGAAGGTTATTGCTGAAGTTGTGGCTGCTGTTGAAGCTGAGGCAAAAGCAAAAGCTGACGCTGAAGAGGCAGCACGCATAG